A genomic stretch from Peromyscus eremicus chromosome 6, PerEre_H2_v1, whole genome shotgun sequence includes:
- the LOC131912630 gene encoding NADH dehydrogenase [ubiquinone] 1 alpha subcomplex subunit 3-like, producing MAARISAFLKNAWANQPVLVVSFSIWGLAIIMPIISPYTKYAGMINRVTPYTYPVPVRDNGNMPDVPSHPQDPQGPSLEWLKNL from the coding sequence ATGGCCGCGAGAATATCCGCCTTCCTTAAGAATGCCTGGGCGAACCAGCCGGTGCTAGTGGTGTCCTTCTCTATCTGGGGTCTCGCTATAATTATGCCCATAATCAGCCCCTATACCAAGTATGCTGGCATGATCAACAGAGTCACACCCTACACCTACCCAGTGCCTGTACGAGATAATGGGAACATGCCGGATGTGCCCAGCCACCCCCAGGACCCTCAGGGCCCAAGTCTGGAATGGCTGAAGAACCTGTGA